A genomic stretch from Gorilla gorilla gorilla isolate KB3781 chromosome 20, NHGRI_mGorGor1-v2.1_pri, whole genome shotgun sequence includes:
- the CIRBP gene encoding cold-inducible RNA-binding protein isoform X2 yields the protein MASDEGKLFVGGLSFDTNEQSLEQVFSKYGQISEVVVVKDRETQRSRGFGFVTFENIDDAKDAMMAMNGKSVDGRQIRVDQAGKSSDNRSRGYRGGSAGGRGFFRGGRGRGRGFSRGGGDRGYGGNRFESRSGGYGGSRDYYSSRSQSGGYSDRSSGGSYRDSYDSYGKSHSEGATLLWPAVGARFTLVPSPSTLGWTLRPCHCACPEEAHLSSQSHFYRRTQKPNETDQKGKGERGPAGQSARCMCGRRPASLGCGGWLLPGRRPRPGLASGVKLPLVASVPLHCACFLSSATHNE from the exons ATGGCATCAGATGAAGGCAAACTTTTTGTTGGAGGGCTGAGTTTTGACACCAATGAGCAGTCGCTGGAGCAGGTCTTCTCAAAATACGGACAGATCTCAGAAG TGGTGGTTGTGAAAGACAGGGAGACCCAGAGATCTCGGGGATTTGGGTTTGTCACCTTTGAGAACATTGACGACGCTAAGGATGCCATGATGGCCATGAATGGGAAG TCTGTAGATGGACGGCAGATCCGAGTAGACCAGGCAGGCAAATCGTCAGACAACCGATCCCGTGGGTACCGTGGTGGCTCTGCCGGGGGCCGGGGCTTCTTCCGCGGGGGCCGAGGACGGGGCCGTGGGTTCTCTAGAG GAGGAGGGGACCGAGGTTATGGGGGGAACCGGTTCGAGTCCAGGAGTGGGGGCTACGGAGGCTCCAGAGACTACTATAGCAG CCGGAGTCAGAGTGGTGGCTACAGTGACCGGAGCTCGGGCGGGTCCTACAGAGACAGTTATGACAGTTACGGTAAGTCACACTCCGAGGGCGCCACGCTGCTGTGGCCTGCGGTGGGAGCTCGGTTCACCTTGGTGCCCTCTCCAAGCACTTTAGGCTGGACACTCAGACCTTGTCACTGTGCTTGCCCAGAAGAGGCGCATCTGTCCTCTCAGAGCCATTTCTATCGCAGGACGCAAAAGCCAAATGAGACTGACCAAAAAGGCAAGGGAGAGCGAGGGCCCGCTGGGCAGTCAGCTAGGTGCATGTGTGGCCGCAGGCCAGCCTCCCTCGGCTGTGGGGGGTGGTTGCTCCCCGGCCGCAGGCCGCGCCCTGGTCTGGCCTCTGGGGTGAAGCTGCCTCTCGTTGCTTCGGTGCCTTTACACTGTGCCTGCTTCTTGTCCTCAGCTACACACAACGAGTAA
- the CIRBP gene encoding cold-inducible RNA-binding protein isoform X4 produces MASDEGKLFVGGLSFDTNEQSLEQVFSKYGQISEVVVVKDRETQRSRGFGFVTFENIDDAKDAMMAMNGKSVDGRQIRVDQAGKSSDNRSRGYRGGSAGGRGFFRGGRGRGRGFSRGGGDRGYGGNRFESRSGGYGGSRDYYSSRSQSGGYSDRSSGGSYRDSYDSYATHNE; encoded by the exons ATGGCATCAGATGAAGGCAAACTTTTTGTTGGAGGGCTGAGTTTTGACACCAATGAGCAGTCGCTGGAGCAGGTCTTCTCAAAATACGGACAGATCTCAGAAG TGGTGGTTGTGAAAGACAGGGAGACCCAGAGATCTCGGGGATTTGGGTTTGTCACCTTTGAGAACATTGACGACGCTAAGGATGCCATGATGGCCATGAATGGGAAG TCTGTAGATGGACGGCAGATCCGAGTAGACCAGGCAGGCAAATCGTCAGACAACCGATCCCGTGGGTACCGTGGTGGCTCTGCCGGGGGCCGGGGCTTCTTCCGCGGGGGCCGAGGACGGGGCCGTGGGTTCTCTAGAG GAGGAGGGGACCGAGGTTATGGGGGGAACCGGTTCGAGTCCAGGAGTGGGGGCTACGGAGGCTCCAGAGACTACTATAGCAG CCGGAGTCAGAGTGGTGGCTACAGTGACCGGAGCTCGGGCGGGTCCTACAGAGACAGTTATGACAGTTACG CTACACACAACGAGTAA
- the FAM174C gene encoding protein FAM174C, translated as MGPRVLQPPLLLLLLLALLLAALPFGAEEASPLRPAQVTLSPPPAVTNGSQPGAPHNSTHARPPGASGSALTRSFYVILGFCGLTALYFLIRAFRLKKPQRRRYGLLANTEDPTEMASLDSDEETVFESRNLR; from the exons ATGGGGCCGCGCGTGCTGCAGCCGCCGCTGCTGCTACTGCTCCTGCTGGCGCTGCTGCTGGCGGCGCTGCCGTTTGGTGCCGAAGAGGCCTCGCCGCTGCGCCCCGCGCAGGTCACGTTGTCGCCGCCGCCGGCCGTGACGAACGGGAGCCAGCCGGGCGCGCCGCACAACAGCACGCACGCGCGTCCGCCGGGGGCGTCGGGCTCGGCGCTGACGCGCTCCTTCTACGTGATCCTGGGCTTCTGCGGCCTGACCGCGCTCTACTTCCTGATCCGGGCGTTTAG GTTGAAGAAGCCTCAGCGGAGGCGATACGGCCTCCTCGCCAACACTGAGGACCCCACGGAGATGGCCTCGCTGGACAGCGACGAGGAGACGGTCTTTGAGTCCCGGAATCTGAGATG A
- the CIRBP gene encoding cold-inducible RNA-binding protein isoform X3 — translation MASDEGKLFVGGLSFDTNEQSLEQVFSKYGQISEVVVVKDRETQRSRGFGFVTFENIDDAKDAMMAMNGKSVDGRQIRVDQAGKSSDNRSRGYRGGSAGGRGFFRGGRGRGRGFSRGGGDRGYGGNRFESRSGGYGGSRDYYSSRSQSGGYSDRSSGGSYRDSYDSYEAGQRAEARGIPGRHQTASRLASSAVASQVLSILC, via the exons ATGGCATCAGATGAAGGCAAACTTTTTGTTGGAGGGCTGAGTTTTGACACCAATGAGCAGTCGCTGGAGCAGGTCTTCTCAAAATACGGACAGATCTCAGAAG TGGTGGTTGTGAAAGACAGGGAGACCCAGAGATCTCGGGGATTTGGGTTTGTCACCTTTGAGAACATTGACGACGCTAAGGATGCCATGATGGCCATGAATGGGAAG TCTGTAGATGGACGGCAGATCCGAGTAGACCAGGCAGGCAAATCGTCAGACAACCGATCCCGTGGGTACCGTGGTGGCTCTGCCGGGGGCCGGGGCTTCTTCCGCGGGGGCCGAGGACGGGGCCGTGGGTTCTCTAGAG GAGGAGGGGACCGAGGTTATGGGGGGAACCGGTTCGAGTCCAGGAGTGGGGGCTACGGAGGCTCCAGAGACTACTATAGCAG CCGGAGTCAGAGTGGTGGCTACAGTGACCGGAGCTCGGGCGGGTCCTACAGAGACAGTTATGACAGTTACG AAGCAGGCCAGAGAGCAGAGGCACGTGGCATCCCAGGGCGACATCAGACGGCCAGCCGGTTAGCTAGTTCTGCTGTTGCTTCACAAGTTCTGAGCATTCTCTGCTAG
- the CIRBP gene encoding cold-inducible RNA-binding protein isoform X5 — translation MASDEGKLFVGGLSFDTNEQSLEQVFSKYGQISEVVVVKDRETQRSRGFGFVTFENIDDAKDAMMAMNGKSVDGRQIRVDQAGKSSDNRSRGYRGGSAGGRGFFRGGRGRGRGFSRGGGDRGYGGNRFESRSGGYGGSRDYYSSRSQSGGYSDRSSGGSYRDSYDSYG, via the exons ATGGCATCAGATGAAGGCAAACTTTTTGTTGGAGGGCTGAGTTTTGACACCAATGAGCAGTCGCTGGAGCAGGTCTTCTCAAAATACGGACAGATCTCAGAAG TGGTGGTTGTGAAAGACAGGGAGACCCAGAGATCTCGGGGATTTGGGTTTGTCACCTTTGAGAACATTGACGACGCTAAGGATGCCATGATGGCCATGAATGGGAAG TCTGTAGATGGACGGCAGATCCGAGTAGACCAGGCAGGCAAATCGTCAGACAACCGATCCCGTGGGTACCGTGGTGGCTCTGCCGGGGGCCGGGGCTTCTTCCGCGGGGGCCGAGGACGGGGCCGTGGGTTCTCTAGAG GAGGAGGGGACCGAGGTTATGGGGGGAACCGGTTCGAGTCCAGGAGTGGGGGCTACGGAGGCTCCAGAGACTACTATAGCAG CCGGAGTCAGAGTGGTGGCTACAGTGACCGGAGCTCGGGCGGGTCCTACAGAGACAGTTATGACAGTTACG GTTGA
- the CIRBP gene encoding cold-inducible RNA-binding protein isoform X1 translates to MASDEGKLFVGGLSFDTNEQSLEQVFSKYGQISEVVVVKDRETQRSRGFGFVTFENIDDAKDAMMAMNGKSVDGRQIRVDQAGKSSDNRSRGYRGGSAGGRGFFRGGRGRGRGFSRGECHEWVPWGCCEVLLVGAGTHFFLYVQEEGTEVMGGTGSSPGVGATEAPETTIAGEGMASFSPGSQVPGGAEMRLAGQGAEAGGGPGQEERRLLRTFAEAGGPGGQAGGDFGRFPRFCPAGVLVASPEGTAGMGAGGSACCGRAEVDGYLPVLNVCLSCSRSQSGGYSDRSSGGSYRDSYDSYGKSHSEGATLLWPAVGARFTLVPSPSTLGWTLRPCHCACPEEAHLSSQSHFYRRTQKPNETDQKGKGERGPAGQSARCMCGRRPASLGCGGWLLPGRRPRPGLASGVKLPLVASVPLHCACFLSSATHNE, encoded by the exons ATGGCATCAGATGAAGGCAAACTTTTTGTTGGAGGGCTGAGTTTTGACACCAATGAGCAGTCGCTGGAGCAGGTCTTCTCAAAATACGGACAGATCTCAGAAG TGGTGGTTGTGAAAGACAGGGAGACCCAGAGATCTCGGGGATTTGGGTTTGTCACCTTTGAGAACATTGACGACGCTAAGGATGCCATGATGGCCATGAATGGGAAG TCTGTAGATGGACGGCAGATCCGAGTAGACCAGGCAGGCAAATCGTCAGACAACCGATCCCGTGGGTACCGTGGTGGCTCTGCCGGGGGCCGGGGCTTCTTCCGCGGGGGCCGAGGACGGGGCCGTGGGTTCTCTAGAGGTGAGTGCCATGAGTGGGTCCCTTGGGGATGCTGTGAGGTACTGCTGGTGGGAGCTGGTACTCACTTTTTCCTGTATGTGCAGGAGGAGGGGACCGAGGTTATGGGGGGAACCGGTTCGAGTCCAGGAGTGGGGGCTACGGAGGCTCCAGAGACTACTATAGCAGGTGAGGGGATGGCCAGCTTCAGTCCCGGGTCCCAGGTCCCTGGGGGAGCTGAGATGAGACTGGCTGGGCAAGGAGCAGAGGCAGGTGGGGGCCCAGGCCAAGAGGAGAGGAGACTGCTCAGGACATTCGCAGAAGCAGGAGGGCCTGGGGGACAGGCTGGTGGAGATTTTGGACGATTTCCAAGATTCTGCCCTGCTGGGGTCCTTGTTGCGTCCCCAGAAGGGACGGCTGGCATGGGGGCTGGCGGCTCAGCCTGTTGTGGCAGAGCAGAAGTAGACGGGTACCTTCCGGTACTCAACGTTTGTCTGTCTTGCAGCCGGAGTCAGAGTGGTGGCTACAGTGACCGGAGCTCGGGCGGGTCCTACAGAGACAGTTATGACAGTTACGGTAAGTCACACTCCGAGGGCGCCACGCTGCTGTGGCCTGCGGTGGGAGCTCGGTTCACCTTGGTGCCCTCTCCAAGCACTTTAGGCTGGACACTCAGACCTTGTCACTGTGCTTGCCCAGAAGAGGCGCATCTGTCCTCTCAGAGCCATTTCTATCGCAGGACGCAAAAGCCAAATGAGACTGACCAAAAAGGCAAGGGAGAGCGAGGGCCCGCTGGGCAGTCAGCTAGGTGCATGTGTGGCCGCAGGCCAGCCTCCCTCGGCTGTGGGGGGTGGTTGCTCCCCGGCCGCAGGCCGCGCCCTGGTCTGGCCTCTGGGGTGAAGCTGCCTCTCGTTGCTTCGGTGCCTTTACACTGTGCCTGCTTCTTGTCCTCAGCTACACACAACGAGTAA